Proteins from one Rhizobium sp. CB3090 genomic window:
- a CDS encoding substrate-binding domain-containing protein, whose product MRKTILAAFVMAMCASTASAQTIGVSMSDLDKFRTALLNGVLSHGKTISGLKLVTQNAKGDNELQKKQVQQLIADKVDAIIVAVSDGDLGPQMTKLAADAHIPLVYINNVPSNLSDLPENQVVVASDEKESGTLETKEVCSLMKGKGRVVVLMGEPFHQAARARTQDIDNVIATPECKGMQVVERQAAYWSRDYADQQMQEWLTAGVKFDAVIANNDEMALGAIRAMKRNDMAMKDVIVAGVDATDDALAAMEAGDLDVTILQSAVGQGGTAVDAAIKLINGQQVPRVNNVPFELVTPQNIAQYLPKSQ is encoded by the coding sequence ATGAGGAAAACCATACTTGCTGCTTTCGTGATGGCGATGTGCGCCTCCACTGCGAGCGCACAAACGATCGGTGTATCAATGTCCGATCTGGATAAATTCCGGACCGCATTGCTCAACGGTGTCCTTTCGCATGGAAAAACGATCTCCGGGCTGAAGCTGGTTACGCAGAATGCCAAGGGCGATAATGAGCTTCAAAAGAAGCAAGTGCAGCAGCTTATCGCCGATAAGGTAGACGCCATCATCGTGGCCGTCTCCGACGGCGACCTCGGACCGCAGATGACCAAGCTTGCGGCGGACGCCCATATTCCGCTCGTCTATATCAACAACGTTCCCTCGAACCTGTCGGACCTGCCGGAAAACCAAGTCGTGGTTGCGTCGGACGAAAAGGAATCCGGAACCCTGGAGACGAAGGAAGTCTGCTCTCTCATGAAGGGCAAGGGACGTGTCGTGGTGCTGATGGGTGAGCCCTTCCACCAAGCCGCCCGCGCCCGCACTCAGGATATCGACAATGTCATTGCCACGCCCGAATGCAAGGGCATGCAGGTTGTCGAGCGGCAAGCCGCCTATTGGTCGCGTGACTACGCCGATCAGCAGATGCAGGAATGGCTGACGGCCGGGGTGAAGTTCGACGCGGTCATCGCCAACAACGACGAGATGGCGCTCGGCGCCATCCGGGCCATGAAGCGCAATGACATGGCGATGAAGGACGTCATCGTCGCCGGCGTCGATGCAACGGACGACGCGCTTGCGGCGATGGAGGCGGGCGATCTCGATGTGACCATCCTGCAGAGCGCGGTCGGACAGGGCGGGACGGCGGTCGATGCCGCAATCAAGCTCATCAATGGCCAGCAAGTGCCCCGAGTGAACAATGTTCCGTTCGAACTCGTAACACCCCAGAACATCGCCCAATACCTGCCGAAGAGCCAGTGA
- a CDS encoding 4-oxalomesaconate tautomerase — protein MYEEGIPCLWMRGGTSKGAYFLAEHLPTDKAERDDLLLRIMGSPDPRQIDGIGGADPLTSKVAVLSASTRQDADVDYLFLQVFVDQALVSDAQGCGNILAGVGPVAIERGLVTPTGDLTEVRIHMLNSGEVAVAKIETPSGRVNYTGTVSIAGVPGTHAAVPLLFTNIAGTMCGALLPTGNEVDIIDGVEATLIDNGMPCVIMRASDFGLTGMENREELEANAEVKSRIEAIRLKSGPMMQLGEVSTASVPKMILISSPANGGAISTRSFIPHRVHASIGVLAAVTVATATRLKNSPAGKLVNAPSGGRYEIEHPTGSMEVFLDLDSRGEIRGAGTIRTARKLFDGRVFPR, from the coding sequence ATGTATGAGGAGGGCATCCCTTGTTTGTGGATGCGGGGCGGCACATCGAAGGGCGCCTATTTCCTGGCGGAGCACCTGCCGACCGACAAGGCGGAACGCGACGATCTGCTGCTGAGGATCATGGGCTCGCCCGATCCGCGCCAGATCGATGGTATCGGCGGGGCGGATCCGCTGACGTCGAAGGTCGCAGTGCTTTCTGCATCCACGCGCCAGGACGCGGATGTGGATTACCTGTTCCTGCAGGTCTTCGTTGACCAGGCATTGGTGAGCGATGCCCAGGGATGCGGCAACATTCTTGCAGGCGTCGGCCCCGTCGCCATAGAGCGCGGTCTGGTGACCCCGACTGGAGACCTTACTGAAGTGCGCATCCACATGCTCAATTCGGGCGAGGTCGCGGTCGCCAAGATCGAGACGCCGAGCGGGCGGGTGAATTACACGGGGACGGTTTCGATCGCGGGTGTGCCGGGCACGCATGCCGCCGTTCCGCTGCTGTTCACGAACATTGCCGGGACAATGTGCGGCGCACTGCTGCCGACGGGTAACGAGGTCGATATCATCGATGGTGTCGAAGCGACCCTCATCGATAACGGCATGCCCTGCGTGATCATGCGGGCGTCGGATTTCGGCCTGACTGGAATGGAGAACCGCGAGGAACTTGAAGCGAATGCCGAGGTCAAATCACGGATCGAGGCGATCCGCCTCAAGAGCGGACCGATGATGCAACTCGGCGAGGTCTCAACCGCATCCGTTCCGAAAATGATCCTGATTTCTTCGCCTGCAAATGGTGGGGCGATCTCCACGCGCAGTTTCATTCCACACCGCGTCCATGCCTCCATCGGTGTTCTTGCGGCGGTCACGGTCGCGACGGCCACACGTCTGAAAAATAGCCCGGCGGGAAAGCTGGTGAACGCGCCGTCAGGCGGCCGCTACGAAATCGAGCATCCGACGGGAAGCATGGAGGTATTCCTGGATCTGGACAGCCGGGGAGAGATAAGGGGAGCCGGCACGATCCGCACGGCGCGAAAGCTGTTCGACGGCAGGGTTTTCCCGCGCTGA